The Actinomycetota bacterium genome includes the window CTGTTGGGCCGTGAGGGTGCTGCCGGCCGTCTGGGTGTGAAAGCGCATCTGCCACGCCTTCGGGTTGGTCGCCCCCACCTTGTCCCGCATGAGCCTGGCCCACAGACGCCTTGCAGCCCGAAACTTGGCGATCTCTTCGAAGAACTGATTGTGGGCGTTCCAGAAGAACGAGAGACGCGGTGCGAACCGGTTCACGTCGAGACCGGCGTCGATCGCCGCGCGAACGTAGGCGAGACCGTCGGCGATCGTGAACGCCAGCTCCTGCGCTGCGGTCGCACCGGCCTCACGCATGTGATAGCCGCTGATCGAGATGGTGTTCCAGGAAGGAAGCTCTTCGGCGCAGTATGAGAAGACATCGGTGACGAGCCGCATCGAAGCGGCCGGCGGGTAGATGTACGTGCCCCGCGCGACGTACTCCTTCAGAATGTCGTTCTGGACGGTGCCTCGGATCCGCTCAGGAGCCACGTGTTGCTCCTCGGCGACCAGTTGGTAGAGCAACAGCAGGATCGCCGCGGTTGCGTTGATGGTCATCGAGGTGCTCACCTCGCCGAGGGGGATCCCGGCGAACAGGCGCCGCACGTCCTCGATACTGTCGATGGCGACTCCCACCTTGCCGACCTCGCCTTCGGCCATCGGATGGTCGGAGTCGTACCCCATCTGTGTCGGAAGGTCGAAGGCCACCGACAGACCCGTCTGCCCGGCCTCGAGCAATGAGCGGAACCGCCGGTTTGTGGCGTCGGCATCGCCGAACCCGGCGTACTGGCGCATCGTCCAGAGCTTCCCGCGGTACATGGTGGGATACGGGCCGCGGGTGTACGGGTAGGCACCCGGTTCACCGAGGCGGTCCGGTACCTCGTCGGGGCGGTAGACGGTCTCGATTTCGATGCCGCTGGTGGTTACACGTTCGGGCTGGTGCATTGTGTCTTTTCGGATCATGGGTATCCTCACGAATGCTAAACGGGCAGCGTGCCCGACGCTTGAGGCGAACCATGTCCGCACCAATCCACGAACTCGAACGCCGGGAAGTCAGGAGCCGGTGGTTCGTCGCGCTCGCGACACTCCTGTCCGTGGCCATCCTCGCCTCGACCTGGCTTGCACTGTTCTCGTTCTTCGGGACGAGCTCCGCATTCGGCGTTTTCACGGGTCTCGAGAAACGGTTCGTCCCCGACGTGCAGAGCATGGCGCTCGACTTCCCCGACCTGTCCAGGGTCTCACGCATCTACACGCTCAAGAACGAGAAGCTGGCCGAGCTGGACGACGGCAAGAACAGTCAGCCGATCCGCATCGAGGACGTTCCGGAGATCGTCATCGACGGTGCGCTGGCCTCCGAGGACTCGACGTTCTATGAACATGAAGGGGTCAACTTCGCTGCGATCGGCAGCGCCTTCATCGACAATCTGCGATATGGCAGAGAGCGCGGTGGTTCGACGATCACCCAGCAGGTCGTCAAGCAGAACTTCGTCGGTGACGAGCTGACCCTCACCCGCAAGATTCGTGAGGCCGCCGTCGCCGT containing:
- a CDS encoding methylmalonyl-CoA mutase, coding for MHQPERVTTSGIEIETVYRPDEVPDRLGEPGAYPYTRGPYPTMYRGKLWTMRQYAGFGDADATNRRFRSLLEAGQTGLSVAFDLPTQMGYDSDHPMAEGEVGKVGVAIDSIEDVRRLFAGIPLGEVSTSMTINATAAILLLLYQLVAEEQHVAPERIRGTVQNDILKEYVARGTYIYPPAASMRLVTDVFSYCAEELPSWNTISISGYHMREAGATAAQELAFTIADGLAYVRAAIDAGLDVNRFAPRLSFFWNAHNQFFEEIAKFRAARRLWARLMRDKVGATNPKAWQMRFHTQTAGSTLTAQQPELNIVRTAVQALAAVLGGTQSLHTNSFDEALGLPTEKSAKIALRTQQILAFESGAADTVDPLAGSYFIEALTDTLEERAAALIDEVEALGGAVGAIEMNFPQRAIEDAAYETAKRIEAEDQIVVGVNRFVEEGEEEEVPVLRIDPALQEDQASRLAALRERRDGAAVGQALEAVRAAARSGENILYPMKEALQLLATLGEVSDALRDVFGEYRP